In a single window of the Necator americanus strain Aroian chromosome X, whole genome shotgun sequence genome:
- a CDS encoding hypothetical protein (NECATOR_CHRX.G24408.T2), with amino-acid sequence MVVCVVDDELAPRMKPNSSGEPSKFSYSYGYPFFFAALSFLPVQVCACLQSYLYFRYVRENDLGGYFVQDALQAYRMVVPKVLLATCLTNKNGSRGLPLVWDSSFPKREN; translated from the exons ATGGTAGTTTGTGTGGTCGACGATGAATTAGCGCCACGAATGAAACCAAATTCTTCTGGCGAGCCTAGCAAGTTCAGTTATTCGTATG GGTATCCATTCTTTTTCGCCGCTTTATCGTTCTTGCCAGTACAAGTTTGTGCTTGCCTCCAATCGTATCTGTATTTCAG ATATGTGCGTGAGAATGATCTTGGTGGATACTTTGTACAAGACGCTCTGCAAGCATATCGGatggtagttccgaaggtcctgtTGGCCACCTGCCTTACgaataagaacggttcgcgaggtcttccactggtctgggattcTTCTTTTCCGAAGAGGGAGAATTAG